The Cydia amplana chromosome 21, ilCydAmpl1.1, whole genome shotgun sequence genome includes a window with the following:
- the LOC134657909 gene encoding uncharacterized protein LOC134657909 produces the protein MTVPRHVVTSLRDFVSSSSHVILLTGTRFVVKMGKRKRSRSKESDYNDILRKMKKLERKLKERRERSLSVSSNSSSLNYRDENYDYDRYYDVYPDEDAYDPAINLDDEIGDEERPAQLDPPPPPAVPAPASGQPPPSLPPIEAVPGTSSSVILPEGQEAEATVNLDPVILDLLGEDPSTKKIYGASLHKDIAPRWAHILTNGLTKESQADLIKQYRLPENCTNLSSPKLNPEIKAALSELNIKQDQYSQGKQNQIGSGLAALGQALNWVVTAKDIVPPDIVKALIDAGRLICDNHYRESLSRRYAILNTLNRNIRDTVKDTKIDENLFGSNLSDHLKSSKAITKTGSEMKPAPRPPYRAPSAFQPQRGALNSRGNSRAAATEPRTAPASRRPPPAPQPRDRRQPATRGRHRASGYSRHQRRH, from the exons ATGACGGTTCCCCGTCACGTGGTAACCTCATTACGTGATTTTGTGTCGTCAAGTTCACACGTTATTCTTCTGACCGGGACTAGATTCGTGGTAAAAATGGGAAAAAGGAAGAGGTCTAGGTCAAAGGAAAGTGattataatgatattttaagaaaaatgaaaaaattagaACGCAAGTTAAAGGAAAGACGAGAACGGTCGTTATCAGTGAGTTCAAATTCATCGAGTTTAAACTACCGCGAtgaaaattatgattatgaccgatattacgATGTTTATCCAG ATGAAGACGCGTATGATCCAGCAATCAACTTGGATGACGAAATTGGCGATGAGGAGCGCCCCGCACAGTTAGATCCCCCGCCTCCCCCGGCAGTTCCGGCACCGGCCAGCGGCCAGCCGCCGCCATCGTTACCGCCGATCGAGGCCGTGCCAGGCACATCGTCATCGGTTATTTTACCTGAAGGGCAAGAGGCAGAGGCTACGGTAAACTTGGACCCTGTCATTCTAGATCTTTTAGGAGAGGACCCTTCTACTAAAAAGATTTACGGTGCAAGCTTACATAAAGACATTGCCCCGAGGTGGGCTCATATTCTTACTAATGGTCTGACGAAAGAATCTCAAGCGGATCTAATAAAACAATATCGGTTACCCGAAAACTGCACCAATTTATCATCGCCAAAATTGAATCCTGAAATAAAAGCTGCGCTCTCCGAATTAAATATCAAACAAGATCAGTATAGCCAGggtaaacaaaatcaaattggaAGCGGTCTCGCAGCTCTAGGACAAGCTTTAAATTGGGTTGTCACAGCCAAAGATATTGTACCTCCAGATATTGTTAAAGCCTTAATTGACGCCGGGAGGCTTATCTGCGACAACCACTACAGGGAATCGTTATCGCGTAGATATGCGATACTGAACACACTTAACAGAAACATCAGAGATACTGTTAAAGATACAAAGATTGACGAGAATCTCTTTGGATCCAATTTATCTGACCACTTGAAGTCATCAAAAGCAATAACGAAGACTGGCTCTGAAATGAAGCCAGCGCCCCGCCCACCATACAGGGCGCCATCAGCTTTCCAGCCACAAAGAGGAGCTTTAAACTCGAGGGGGAACTCGCGCGCAGCAGCGACCGAGCCACGGACAGCGCCTGCGTCCCGCCGGCCGCCGCCTGCCCCGCAGCCGCGAGATCGCCGCCAGCCTGCCACGCGGGGCCGTCATCGCGCTTCCGGATATTCGAGACATCAGAGGAGACATTAA